CGTAGCCATGGGTGCTTTCTGGTCCTGCCTGGAAGAGCGGTGAGGCGTAGATGTCGGATATTCCCAGTTCGCGCAGGTAAGTGAGAATTGCTGTGGCGCTTTCGAGGGTGAATTCGCGATTGAACTGCAGCCGGTAGGTTGCAGATGGAACTTTCGAGATTGTGCTGGGACGCGGAGCCGTGTTCATGACGCCGCCGAAAGTTTCCCGGCCTGCCGGTCCTTTGACACTGGACAAAACACCTACCTTTGCGAGGGAAAACACTGAAATGAGCACTTGCTTTCCCGGGGCCGTTCGCTACTTTGCTCGGCTCCCGTTCCGGCAGACCGGCGCGGAACCAAGTTACGTTTTACAGACCTCGATTATGGCAACAGCAAACGACCTTCGACGCGGGATGGCGATCAATTACAACGGCGACATCTGCGTCGTCCTCGATTTCCAGCACCGCACCCCTGGAAACCTCCGCGCCTTCGTTCAGGCGACCCTTCGCAGCATCCGCACGGGAAAGTCCTCGGACATCCGCCTGAGCTCGACCGAGCGGATTGAGCCGATTCCGATGATCACAACGAAGATGGAATTCAGCTACAAGGATGGCCAGGACTACGTTTTCACCAATCCAGAGACATACGAGACCGTCACGCTGACTCCTGAACTC
The nucleotide sequence above comes from Verrucomicrobiia bacterium. Encoded proteins:
- the efp gene encoding elongation factor P, with translation MATANDLRRGMAINYNGDICVVLDFQHRTPGNLRAFVQATLRSIRTGKSSDIRLSSTERIEPIPMITTKMEFSYKDGQDYVFTNPETYETVTLTPELVGDAKDYLVENASVTVTFVEEKAVSIELPSSVVLTVTDAPEGIRGDSANNVQKPVTLETGITVQVPLFIKTGEKLKIDTRTGKYMERA